From Coriobacteriaceae bacterium, a single genomic window includes:
- the trxA gene encoding thioredoxin, whose translation MADIKRITPENFDSIVNGSLPVLVDFWAPWCGPCRSLSPIVDEVADELAGKLAVAKCNVDDNQDLAMKYGVMSIPTLIVFKNGEEIDRSVGALPKARLQALLEKHL comes from the coding sequence ATGGCTGACATTAAGCGGATTACCCCCGAGAACTTCGATTCCATCGTTAACGGCAGCCTGCCCGTGCTGGTCGATTTTTGGGCACCGTGGTGCGGGCCCTGCCGATCGCTCTCGCCCATCGTTGACGAGGTTGCCGATGAGCTGGCGGGCAAGCTTGCCGTTGCCAAATGCAACGTCGATGACAACCAGGACCTGGCCATGAAGTATGGCGTCATGAGCATCCCCACGCTGATTGTGTTTAAGAACGGCGAAGAGATTGACCGCTCGGTTGGCGCTCTGCCCAAGGCGAGGCTGCAGGCGCTGCTGGAGAAGCATCTGTAA
- the hypE gene encoding hydrogenase expression/formation protein HypE: protein MSRTATDSTVLLGHGSGGQMMKRIIDEVFLDAFGSPELLEGNDAGVAALPASGRIAMSTDSFVVSPQFFPGGNIGRLAVCGTVNDVATSGANVRYLSCGFILEEGYPMDKLRQIVQTMAETAREAGVAIITGDTKVVERGGADGVYINTAGVGEVPEGVALSGANCQPGDIILVSGTLGDHGIAIMSQREGLAFSSTIESDAAPLNHLIADVLAAAPGTRCFRDPTRGGLASTLNEFAQASGVAMEVDEDAVPVRPDVQAACEMLGYDVLQVANEGKMVAVVPAEQADAALAAMRSARYGENAAIIGRVLPLGSDARPAVRVRTGWGSTRILDMLVGEQLPRIC, encoded by the coding sequence ATGTCCCGTACTGCCACCGATAGCACCGTCCTGTTGGGCCACGGCTCCGGCGGGCAGATGATGAAGCGCATCATCGACGAAGTCTTTTTGGATGCCTTTGGCTCGCCCGAGCTGCTCGAGGGCAACGACGCCGGCGTCGCCGCGCTGCCCGCGAGCGGGCGCATCGCCATGTCGACCGACAGCTTTGTGGTCTCGCCGCAGTTCTTCCCCGGTGGCAACATCGGCCGCCTCGCCGTGTGCGGAACCGTCAACGACGTCGCGACCTCGGGCGCCAATGTGCGCTATCTATCGTGCGGTTTTATCCTCGAAGAGGGCTACCCCATGGACAAGCTGCGTCAGATCGTGCAGACCATGGCCGAGACGGCGCGCGAGGCGGGCGTGGCGATCATCACCGGCGACACCAAGGTGGTCGAGCGCGGCGGGGCCGACGGCGTCTACATCAATACCGCCGGCGTGGGCGAGGTGCCCGAGGGCGTGGCGCTCAGCGGCGCCAACTGCCAGCCTGGCGATATCATCCTGGTGTCGGGTACACTCGGCGACCACGGCATCGCCATCATGAGCCAACGCGAGGGCCTGGCGTTTTCGAGCACCATCGAAAGCGATGCCGCGCCGCTCAACCACCTGATAGCCGACGTTCTGGCCGCAGCCCCCGGCACGCGCTGTTTCCGCGACCCCACGCGCGGCGGCCTTGCATCCACACTCAATGAGTTTGCGCAGGCCAGCGGCGTTGCGATGGAGGTCGATGAGGACGCCGTGCCCGTGCGTCCCGATGTGCAGGCGGCTTGCGAGATGCTCGGCTATGACGTGCTGCAGGTGGCAAACGAGGGCAAGATGGTCGCCGTGGTGCCGGCCGAGCAGGCCGATGCGGCTCTAGCCGCCATGCGTTCCGCCCGCTACGGCGAGAACGCCGCGATTATCGGCCGCGTGCTGCCGCTTGGGTCGGACGCTCGACCCGCCGTGCGCGTACGCACCGGCTGGGGCTCGACCCGTATCCTCGACATGCTCGTGGGAGAACAGCTGCCAAGGATTTGCTAG
- a CDS encoding HAD-IA family hydrolase, translating into MAAAFSHVIFDLDGTILNTLEDLAATGNHTCEMHGWPTFAVDEYRYKVGNGMLKLVERFMPAEYAGDGRMFEQTLAEFRAYYGEHKEDHTAPYAGTIEMLDRLRAAGVQLAVLTNKDHVSAAPLIEKYFGSERFALVQGRVDAFPPKPEAPVTLHVMKELGADPATTLYVGDSNVDVLTGHNAGLKSAGVSWGFRGRAELEAAGADYVVDTQDELAALILGE; encoded by the coding sequence ATGGCGGCAGCGTTTTCCCATGTGATTTTTGACCTTGACGGCACCATCCTCAACACGCTCGAGGACCTGGCAGCCACCGGTAACCATACCTGCGAGATGCACGGTTGGCCCACGTTTGCCGTTGACGAATACCGCTATAAGGTGGGAAACGGCATGCTCAAGCTGGTCGAGCGCTTTATGCCCGCCGAGTATGCGGGCGACGGCCGTATGTTTGAGCAGACGCTTGCCGAGTTTAGGGCTTATTACGGCGAGCACAAGGAAGACCACACCGCACCGTACGCCGGCACGATCGAGATGCTCGACCGCCTGCGTGCCGCGGGCGTGCAGCTTGCCGTGCTCACCAACAAGGACCACGTCTCGGCGGCTCCGCTTATCGAGAAGTACTTTGGTTCCGAGCGCTTTGCGCTGGTGCAGGGCCGCGTCGATGCGTTTCCTCCCAAGCCCGAGGCACCTGTTACGCTGCATGTGATGAAAGAGCTAGGCGCCGACCCGGCAACCACACTCTATGTAGGCGATTCCAATGTCGATGTTTTGACCGGTCACAACGCTGGCCTTAAGAGTGCGGGCGTCAGCTGGGGCTTCCGCGGCCGCGCAGAGCTGGAAGCCGCTGGCGCCGACTACGTGGTGGACACCCAGGACGAGCTCGCAGCGCTGATCCTGGGCGAGTAA
- a CDS encoding GHKL domain-containing protein: MVSSVEMVLWAIHHATTLLFGVFASAALCGVEINRRHALELLGVGVVTGAAFSIANAVGGELFARQVYPLVVHLPLVIYLCARYRLSPLLAVLGITSAYLSCQFSNWMGIAAFAATDSQIAYYLARIATTLAVFAVLLHWAGDIGPRLAIKSTTELGILLILPLVYYVFDYATNVYTTLFHSGSVVTVEFLAFALCAFYLMFLAVYLREYEEKETAERERWMLETRDSAAIKELEAWRQSGRELSILRHDMRHFLRGLAALIEEDHTDEALKRIDELCEAGDRTAVRRFCANETVNIALSSFNSDINRNGITANLRAAVPETIHVGDADLFSVLSNALENAITAASAAPQGKRFVDFDLRLEDGQLLLLVSNTFDRAPRMVDGMPVAGHTGHGFGTKSIKLAVERMNGNCQFRINGDRFELRAVM; encoded by the coding sequence ATGGTCTCCTCGGTCGAAATGGTCCTTTGGGCAATCCACCACGCCACGACGCTGCTCTTTGGCGTCTTTGCCTCGGCGGCGCTGTGCGGTGTCGAGATCAACCGGCGTCATGCGCTTGAGCTGCTGGGGGTCGGCGTCGTGACCGGTGCCGCCTTCTCGATCGCCAATGCCGTCGGCGGCGAGCTTTTTGCCCGCCAGGTATATCCACTCGTCGTGCATCTGCCGCTCGTCATCTATTTGTGCGCGCGCTACCGCCTGAGCCCGCTGCTTGCCGTGCTCGGCATTACGAGTGCCTATCTGAGCTGCCAGTTCAGCAATTGGATGGGCATCGCCGCATTTGCCGCAACCGATTCTCAGATCGCGTACTATCTGGCGCGCATCGCGACCACACTCGCCGTCTTTGCCGTCCTGTTGCATTGGGCCGGCGACATCGGTCCACGCTTGGCGATTAAAAGCACCACCGAGCTGGGCATCCTTTTAATCCTGCCGCTCGTCTATTACGTCTTTGACTATGCCACCAACGTCTACACCACGCTGTTCCACTCGGGCTCGGTGGTAACGGTTGAGTTTTTGGCATTTGCGCTCTGTGCCTTCTATCTTATGTTTCTTGCCGTTTACCTGCGCGAATACGAAGAAAAGGAAACCGCCGAGCGAGAGCGCTGGATGCTCGAAACCCGCGACAGCGCCGCCATCAAAGAGCTCGAGGCTTGGCGTCAATCTGGGCGCGAGCTGTCGATTCTTCGCCACGATATGCGCCACTTCCTACGCGGCCTGGCCGCTTTAATTGAGGAGGACCACACCGACGAGGCGCTCAAACGCATCGATGAACTCTGCGAAGCCGGCGATCGCACCGCCGTACGCCGCTTCTGCGCCAACGAGACCGTAAACATCGCGCTTTCGTCATTTAACTCGGATATCAATAGAAACGGCATTACCGCCAACCTGCGCGCCGCCGTACCCGAAACCATCCACGTAGGTGACGCCGACCTGTTTAGCGTGCTCTCAAATGCCTTGGAAAACGCTATCACCGCTGCAAGCGCCGCACCCCAAGGAAAGCGATTCGTCGACTTTGACCTGCGATTAGAGGACGGCCAGCTGCTGCTGTTAGTTTCCAACACGTTTGACCGCGCGCCGCGCATGGTCGACGGCATGCCCGTAGCCGGGCACACCGGACACGGCTTTGGAACCAAGAGCATTAAGCTTGCCGTCGAACGCATGAATGGTAACTGCCAGTTCCGCATTAACGGCGATCGGTTTGAGCTGCGCGCTGTGATGTAG
- a CDS encoding IS110 family transposase — protein sequence MPKYSTAFGMDVHLRSTTVCALDADTGEAVTRRFPGNPWGEIAGWTDGFPGPSLAAYESGYLGFAPQRELAGLGVECVVAAVSKIPRSAADSASKNDRNDAARMAKAILAHDISPVWVPSPEVEGIRDLAGAYDGATARLATAKQRLLAFLAKRGFVYGGTTPAGNPRKYWTYDFLRWLDKVRPEDDGGARTLAALRNEVEAAAEARADLLSEYRAAVDASPIAAEVAALQSIKGCAFALAAAFSAEVGDFARFRSGRQVTAYFGLAPSQRSSGDSVRLGGISGAGNALVRKLAVGGSWCYAAARHQPKLMPRDTGVPLEIRMHGRKGSERLLRRREEMLARGMPAAKANAATAAELVRWLWALGMMCREGAE from the coding sequence ATGCCAAAGTATTCTACCGCGTTCGGGATGGACGTCCACCTGAGGTCGACCACCGTCTGCGCCCTCGACGCGGACACCGGCGAGGCCGTGACGAGGAGGTTCCCCGGCAACCCCTGGGGCGAGATCGCCGGGTGGACGGATGGGTTCCCCGGGCCGTCGCTCGCGGCCTACGAGAGCGGCTACCTCGGCTTCGCCCCGCAAAGGGAGCTCGCCGGGCTCGGCGTCGAGTGCGTCGTCGCCGCGGTCTCGAAGATCCCCAGGTCGGCCGCCGACTCGGCCTCCAAGAACGACAGGAACGACGCCGCCAGGATGGCAAAGGCGATACTCGCCCACGACATCTCCCCCGTATGGGTCCCCTCCCCCGAGGTCGAAGGCATCAGGGACCTCGCCGGCGCCTACGACGGGGCGACCGCGCGCCTGGCGACCGCCAAGCAGCGGCTGCTCGCCTTCCTCGCAAAGCGGGGGTTCGTCTACGGCGGCACCACGCCCGCCGGCAACCCGAGGAAGTACTGGACCTACGACTTCCTGAGGTGGCTCGACAAGGTCAGGCCGGAGGACGATGGCGGGGCTCGGACGCTCGCCGCCCTGAGGAACGAGGTCGAGGCCGCGGCGGAGGCCCGGGCGGACCTGCTCTCCGAGTACAGGGCCGCCGTGGATGCCAGCCCGATCGCCGCGGAGGTGGCCGCCCTCCAGTCGATCAAGGGCTGCGCCTTCGCGCTGGCCGCGGCCTTCTCGGCCGAGGTCGGCGACTTCGCGAGGTTCCGTTCCGGAAGGCAGGTCACGGCCTATTTCGGCCTCGCGCCGAGTCAGAGGTCGAGTGGCGACTCCGTGCGGCTCGGAGGCATCAGCGGTGCGGGCAACGCGCTCGTGAGGAAGCTGGCCGTTGGGGGCTCATGGTGCTACGCCGCGGCACGGCACCAGCCGAAGCTCATGCCGAGGGACACGGGCGTGCCCCTCGAGATAAGGATGCACGGGAGGAAGGGGTCCGAGCGGCTCCTGCGGCGGCGCGAGGAGATGCTCGCCCGCGGCATGCCCGCGGCGAAGGCCAACGCGGCCACCGCGGCCGAGCTCGTGAGGTGGCTCTGGGCCCTCGGCATGATGTGCCGGGAGGGCGCGGAATAG
- a CDS encoding LytTR family DNA-binding domain-containing protein: MLKIIACDDDVAFLDRLHRMIDRWSTETGTAVDVALVTRGEDLLARHAASRADIILLDMIMPLVNGMDTARELRQADTAVRLVFLTSSPEFALESYEVRAFDYLLKPVTYERLARLLDELSSMRPAATDELVIKTSFGYHALRLSDIEYAEARNKHVVFHLRDGRDIEALESFRSVEDRLEQNAVFFKCHRSYQVNLRNIDHFDRTDIVMRSGACIPLSRSCKQGFQDAYFAVRFGGGRH; the protein is encoded by the coding sequence ATGCTCAAGATTATTGCCTGCGACGATGATGTCGCTTTTCTAGATAGACTGCACCGGATGATCGACCGTTGGTCGACCGAGACGGGCACGGCGGTCGATGTTGCGCTCGTCACGCGCGGCGAGGACCTGCTGGCCCGCCATGCCGCATCGCGCGCCGACATCATCTTGCTCGATATGATCATGCCGCTCGTCAACGGCATGGACACCGCACGCGAACTGCGCCAGGCCGACACCGCCGTGCGCCTGGTGTTCCTCACCTCGTCGCCCGAGTTCGCGCTGGAATCCTACGAGGTCCGCGCCTTCGACTATCTGCTCAAGCCCGTGACTTACGAACGCCTGGCGCGATTACTCGACGAGCTTTCGAGCATGCGCCCGGCGGCAACCGACGAGCTCGTGATCAAAACTTCCTTTGGCTACCACGCCCTGCGCCTGTCCGACATCGAATATGCCGAGGCGCGCAACAAGCACGTGGTCTTCCACCTGCGCGACGGACGCGATATCGAGGCACTCGAGTCGTTCCGCAGCGTCGAGGACCGCTTGGAGCAAAACGCGGTCTTCTTTAAATGCCACCGCAGCTACCAGGTCAACCTGCGCAATATCGATCACTTTGACCGCACGGACATCGTCATGCGCTCGGGCGCGTGCATCCCGCTTTCGCGCAGCTGCAAGCAGGGATTCCAAGACGCCTACTTTGCGGTGCGCTTTGGGGGCGGGAGACACTGA
- the hypD gene encoding hydrogenase formation protein HypD — MAAGQPARSGIDFSAFRDPKLARELIERIRELVGDRAINLMEVCGTHTVSIGRYGFRSIMPAGLKLLSGPGCPVCVTANRDIDHAIALAKMYGAIITTFGDMMRVPGSSTSLAAQKAAGRDIRIVYSPLDALDIAEHNPDRPVIFMGVGFETTTPAIAAAILEADARGLQNFSVYCAHKTTPPVLRAIANDPETTIDGFILPGHVATITGLAPFSFLVDEFNTPGVVTGFEPVDILQGICMLVQMVVEKRPAIDNAYRRGVNADGNPVARQLVKQVFEPCDTTWRGLGPITNSGLSIRPEFSRFDARTRFDVPVETTVEPRGCRCGDVLRGAITPSDCPLFGHACTPEHPVGPCMVSSEGSCAAYFRYRG; from the coding sequence GTGGCGGCCGGACAGCCGGCTCGCTCCGGTATCGACTTTTCGGCATTCCGCGATCCCAAGCTGGCTCGCGAGCTCATCGAGCGCATCCGTGAACTCGTCGGCGATCGCGCCATCAACCTTATGGAAGTCTGCGGCACGCACACCGTGAGCATCGGTCGCTATGGCTTTCGCTCCATTATGCCTGCCGGGCTCAAACTGCTGAGCGGTCCGGGTTGCCCCGTCTGTGTTACCGCCAACCGCGATATCGACCATGCAATCGCGCTCGCCAAGATGTACGGCGCCATCATCACCACCTTTGGCGACATGATGCGCGTGCCCGGGTCGTCTACCTCGCTCGCCGCGCAAAAGGCGGCGGGGCGCGATATTCGCATTGTGTACTCCCCGCTCGATGCACTCGATATCGCCGAACACAACCCCGATCGCCCGGTCATCTTTATGGGCGTCGGCTTTGAGACCACGACGCCTGCCATCGCCGCCGCCATCCTGGAGGCAGACGCGCGCGGGCTGCAGAACTTCTCGGTCTACTGTGCCCATAAGACCACGCCGCCGGTGCTGCGCGCCATCGCCAACGATCCCGAGACCACTATCGACGGCTTTATCCTGCCGGGCCACGTCGCCACCATCACGGGCCTGGCGCCCTTTAGCTTTTTGGTCGACGAGTTCAATACCCCGGGTGTGGTCACCGGGTTTGAGCCGGTCGATATCCTGCAAGGTATCTGCATGCTGGTCCAGATGGTTGTCGAGAAAAGGCCGGCGATCGACAACGCCTACCGCCGTGGCGTCAACGCAGACGGCAACCCCGTGGCGCGCCAGCTGGTCAAGCAGGTGTTTGAGCCATGCGACACCACGTGGCGCGGGCTGGGGCCGATTACCAACTCGGGCCTTTCCATCCGCCCCGAGTTCTCGCGCTTTGATGCCCGCACTCGCTTTGACGTGCCCGTTGAGACGACGGTCGAGCCGCGTGGGTGCCGCTGCGGCGACGTGCTGCGCGGGGCCATTACGCCGAGCGACTGCCCTCTGTTCGGCCACGCTTGTACACCCGAGCATCCCGTCGGCCCCTGCATGGTGAGTTCCGAGGGCAGCTGTGCAGCATATTTCCGCTACCGAGGCTAA
- a CDS encoding HypC/HybG/HupF family hydrogenase formation chaperone, with protein sequence MCLAVPGKVVKRDDDLKATVDMMGIERPVSLRLVPTAQVGDYILVHAGFGIQIVDEQEAQETLELVNTMTELAEEDQLATNPAEAY encoded by the coding sequence ATGTGCCTTGCCGTTCCCGGTAAAGTGGTCAAACGCGACGACGACCTTAAGGCGACCGTCGACATGATGGGCATCGAGCGCCCCGTTTCGCTGCGCCTCGTGCCGACGGCACAGGTAGGCGACTATATTCTCGTGCACGCCGGCTTTGGCATTCAGATTGTCGACGAGCAGGAAGCCCAAGAGACACTCGAACTCGTCAATACCATGACCGAGCTGGCCGAAGAGGACCAGCTCGCCACCAACCCGGCGGAGGCATACTAG
- the nikR gene encoding nickel-responsive transcriptional regulator NikR — protein sequence MAEHEHGCGYEHEHPHGADGDAGCHCSGSGSELVRFSVTAPDDLLRRFDEQIARRGDVANRSEAVRDLIRASIAKEQMRTPDEHVIGSLTMIYDHHTGDLTRRLDEVQHDYTDEIVSTMHVHLDHHNCLEILALKGRGERVYELADRLLGLRGVKHGELTCAATKQSLGL from the coding sequence GTGGCCGAACACGAGCACGGCTGCGGATACGAGCACGAGCATCCGCACGGGGCGGACGGTGACGCGGGCTGCCACTGTAGTGGCTCCGGCTCCGAGCTGGTCCGTTTTTCGGTTACCGCACCGGACGACCTGCTGCGTCGTTTTGACGAACAGATCGCGCGCCGCGGCGACGTGGCCAACCGCTCCGAGGCCGTGCGCGACCTGATTCGCGCCTCGATCGCCAAGGAGCAGATGCGCACGCCCGACGAGCATGTTATCGGGTCGCTCACCATGATCTACGACCACCATACCGGCGACCTGACGCGCCGTCTGGACGAAGTGCAGCACGACTACACCGACGAGATCGTATCGACCATGCACGTGCATCTGGATCACCACAACTGCTTGGAGATTCTGGCGCTCAAGGGTCGCGGCGAGCGCGTCTACGAACTAGCCGACCGTCTGCTGGGCCTGCGCGGCGTTAAGCACGGCGAGCTCACGTGCGCCGCCACCAAGCAGAGCCTGGGGCTGTAG
- the hypF gene encoding carbamoyltransferase HypF yields MRHVHIHVTGIVQGVGMRPFVYREAMAHGICGWVLNAGDGVHIEAHALAGALDAFVAALSEHAPAAARVEHVEVVDLAANGWDAANEEGFRIVASQDQTAHTTLVSPDIATCDDCLRELFDPADRRYHYPFINCTNCGPRFTIIRSLPYDRAATSMDRFPMCPECAAEYANPLDRRFHAQPDACFDCGPHIMWREASVGDEPGEAAAPLAVGTTRETSDAIIDRCVELLAVGGIVAIKGLGGFHLSCDASNEQAVAELRRRKRRSNKPLAVMVRSLADVERLCHISDVERGLLAGSIRPIVLLRRRAVCESGDSPDALALAPSVAHDLPELGVMLPYTPLQHLLLAAAEACGMHALVMTSGNLSEEPIETDDDLAWEHLVAAGIADALLGNDRAILSRYDDSVVRVVDGAVMPVRRARGYAPQPLPLPALDGTPSCVLACGPQQKATIALTREGANGEATCFVSQHIGDVENGGTFDAWNAARTRLEDLFDLAPAALACDVHPSYLSSQWAREQARKCNLPLVEVQHHHAHIASVMAEAIAAGQLTTDERVLGIAFDGTGAGTDGTIWGGEFLVAGLGGFERAAHLRTWALPGGAASVRDARRNAFALLSELGLLEHPGAARLLDSLDEQTRSVTATMIERGINSPRTSSMGRLFDASAAILGICGQATYEGEPAIELEAAAWRALGGKTVRLGGNHTGVFTSADDSPILDPQPLIEALMNGIEAGAPADRLALEFHIAIARSSARIAREICAREGLDTVALSGGVFMNRLLLQLLTHELKDAGLAVLVPHAVPVNDGCIAYGQATIARARLAQTASR; encoded by the coding sequence ATGCGGCATGTGCATATTCATGTAACGGGCATTGTGCAGGGCGTTGGCATGCGGCCGTTTGTGTATCGCGAGGCCATGGCGCATGGCATTTGCGGATGGGTGCTCAACGCGGGCGACGGCGTGCATATCGAAGCGCATGCTCTGGCCGGTGCGCTCGATGCTTTTGTTGCCGCGCTTTCTGAGCATGCGCCTGCGGCAGCCCGCGTAGAGCATGTCGAGGTTGTGGACCTGGCAGCCAACGGTTGGGATGCCGCCAATGAAGAGGGTTTTCGCATCGTAGCATCGCAGGACCAGACCGCGCACACGACGCTCGTCTCGCCCGATATCGCCACCTGCGACGATTGCCTGCGCGAGCTGTTCGATCCCGCCGACCGACGCTATCACTACCCCTTTATCAACTGCACTAACTGCGGCCCACGCTTTACCATCATCCGATCGCTGCCTTATGACCGAGCGGCTACCTCGATGGACCGTTTTCCCATGTGCCCTGAGTGTGCCGCGGAGTATGCCAATCCGCTCGACCGTCGCTTTCACGCGCAGCCCGATGCCTGCTTTGATTGCGGGCCGCATATCATGTGGCGCGAAGCGAGCGTGGGCGATGAGCCGGGCGAAGCCGCCGCGCCGCTGGCCGTCGGCACCACGCGCGAGACCAGCGACGCCATTATCGACCGCTGCGTTGAGCTGCTGGCCGTTGGTGGCATCGTCGCCATCAAGGGCCTGGGCGGATTCCATCTATCCTGTGACGCCTCCAACGAGCAGGCGGTAGCCGAGCTTCGCCGCCGTAAACGCCGCAGCAACAAGCCACTTGCCGTTATGGTGCGCAGCCTTGCCGACGTTGAACGCCTGTGCCATATCAGCGACGTTGAGCGCGGCTTGCTGGCCGGCAGCATTCGCCCCATTGTGCTGCTGCGCCGACGTGCTGTTTGCGAGAGCGGCGATTCCCCCGACGCCCTCGCGCTCGCGCCGTCCGTCGCGCACGACCTTCCCGAGCTCGGTGTTATGCTCCCCTACACCCCGCTTCAGCATCTGTTGCTTGCCGCGGCAGAAGCCTGCGGTATGCACGCGCTCGTCATGACCAGCGGAAACCTGAGCGAAGAACCCATCGAGACCGACGACGACCTTGCCTGGGAACACCTCGTTGCCGCCGGCATCGCCGACGCGTTGCTCGGCAACGACCGCGCAATTCTGTCGCGCTACGACGACTCTGTGGTACGCGTGGTCGACGGCGCCGTTATGCCCGTGCGGCGCGCTCGCGGATATGCACCCCAGCCGCTGCCGTTGCCGGCGCTCGACGGCACTCCGTCCTGCGTGCTCGCCTGTGGGCCACAACAAAAGGCCACGATTGCGCTCACACGTGAGGGGGCGAACGGCGAGGCAACCTGTTTTGTGTCGCAGCATATCGGCGATGTTGAAAACGGCGGGACCTTCGATGCCTGGAACGCCGCGCGCACGCGCTTGGAAGATCTCTTTGACTTGGCGCCCGCCGCCTTAGCCTGCGATGTACATCCCAGCTATCTATCGAGCCAGTGGGCGCGCGAGCAGGCGCGAAAATGCAATCTGCCGCTCGTCGAGGTGCAGCACCATCATGCGCATATCGCGAGCGTAATGGCCGAGGCTATCGCCGCGGGCCAGCTTACAACCGACGAGCGCGTCCTTGGCATCGCCTTTGACGGCACCGGCGCCGGTACCGATGGGACCATTTGGGGCGGCGAGTTTCTTGTTGCCGGCCTTGGCGGCTTTGAGCGCGCCGCGCATTTGCGCACCTGGGCGCTCCCCGGCGGGGCGGCCTCCGTGCGCGACGCCCGCCGCAACGCCTTTGCCCTGCTCAGTGAGCTCGGCCTGCTCGAGCACCCAGGCGCCGCTCGGCTTTTGGACAGCCTCGACGAGCAAACGCGCAGCGTGACGGCCACCATGATCGAGCGCGGCATCAACAGCCCGCGTACCAGCAGCATGGGTCGCTTGTTTGATGCCTCAGCCGCGATCCTGGGCATTTGCGGCCAGGCAACCTACGAGGGCGAACCCGCCATCGAGCTTGAAGCCGCCGCCTGGCGCGCGCTCGGCGGTAAGACCGTTCGTCTCGGCGGCAATCATACAGGCGTATTCACGTCTGCCGATGACTCCCCCATCTTGGACCCCCAACCACTCATCGAAGCTCTTATGAATGGAATCGAGGCAGGCGCGCCGGCCGATAGGCTCGCCCTCGAGTTTCACATCGCCATCGCACGCTCTTCGGCACGAATCGCACGCGAAATCTGCGCGCGCGAAGGCCTCGATACCGTCGCGCTCTCGGGCGGTGTGTTCATGAACCGGCTTTTGCTTCAGCTCCTTACCCACGAACTCAAAGACGCCGGTCTTGCCGTCTTGGTCCCCCACGCCGTGCCCGTCAACGACGGCTGCATCGCCTACGGTCAGGCCACCATCGCTCGCGCTCGCCTCGCGCAGACAGCATCGCGATAG
- the nadA gene encoding quinolinate synthase NadA, giving the protein MAQSANMDASELARDIAAGLASATTATERAALVPAELVEAIQQLKTQRDAVILAHYYVAPEVQAVADYVGDSFYLAKLAKSLPQQTIVLCGVEFMGESAKLLNPTKTVLLPEPGADCPMAHMVKRETVDAARAEYGDDLAVVCYVNSTVEIKSWSDVCVTSSNAVKIVSELPQQHILFIPDQNLGRFVAEQVPQKHVILNNGYCPRHHIITVEQIVDAQEAHPDALVLAHPECKADVLAEADYIGSTAGIIKYAEESDASEFIIVTVRGVLYELERRCQGTGKKFYFPAVQPTCVNMDLITLEKLVHCLETGEGEVQIGVSDEAADQAKLTLDRMLEYAAR; this is encoded by the coding sequence ATGGCACAGAGCGCGAACATGGATGCATCGGAGCTCGCACGCGATATTGCGGCCGGCCTGGCATCGGCAACGACGGCAACGGAGCGCGCGGCACTGGTGCCCGCAGAGCTCGTCGAGGCCATTCAGCAACTAAAAACCCAACGTGACGCGGTGATCCTGGCGCACTATTACGTGGCGCCCGAGGTGCAGGCCGTGGCCGACTACGTCGGTGACAGCTTCTACCTGGCAAAGCTCGCCAAGAGCCTGCCGCAGCAGACCATCGTGCTATGCGGCGTGGAGTTTATGGGCGAGAGCGCCAAGCTGCTCAATCCCACCAAGACCGTGCTACTGCCCGAGCCGGGCGCGGATTGCCCCATGGCGCACATGGTCAAGCGCGAGACGGTCGACGCCGCGCGCGCCGAGTATGGCGATGACTTGGCCGTGGTGTGCTACGTCAACTCGACGGTCGAGATCAAGAGCTGGAGTGACGTATGCGTTACCAGCTCTAACGCCGTCAAGATCGTCTCCGAGCTGCCGCAGCAGCACATCTTGTTCATTCCCGACCAAAACCTGGGCCGCTTTGTGGCCGAGCAGGTGCCCCAAAAGCACGTCATCCTCAACAACGGCTACTGCCCGCGTCATCACATCATCACCGTCGAGCAGATCGTCGACGCGCAGGAGGCGCACCCCGACGCGCTCGTGCTGGCGCACCCCGAGTGCAAGGCCGACGTCCTGGCCGAGGCCGACTACATCGGCTCCACCGCCGGCATCATCAAGTACGCCGAGGAGTCGGACGCGAGCGAGTTCATCATCGTGACGGTCCGCGGCGTGCTCTACGAACTCGAGCGCCGCTGCCAGGGCACCGGCAAGAAGTTCTACTTCCCTGCGGTTCAGCCCACCTGCGTCAACATGGATCTCATCACGCTCGAAAAGCTCGTGCACTGCCTGGAGACGGGCGAGGGCGAGGTGCAGATTGGCGTGTCGGACGAGGCCGCCGATCAGGCCAAGCTCACGCTCGACCGCATGCTCGAGTACGCGGCACGCTAA